The sequence below is a genomic window from Synechococcus sp. PCC 7335.
GCTTGAAACTGCCAGTGAACGCAGAAGCTAGCTCAAGAGAATCCGATGTCTTTGTCCTTTCAAAAGGCGTCTCGTCCAAATCAAAGGTTAGCATGCCAGTCTTACCACCCAGGCTAACTGTGCCAAACTTGATAAAGTCGGAAATAGCAGAAGCAGAGTATGCTCCTGAATCATCCTTCATTATCTTTATTTTTGCAATTTCAGGGTTCATGGAAGGCGTAGCACCCGAGAAACTACCCGTAGTGCTCACATCAATATCTCCCCAAAACTTAATGGGCGCCATTGCAGGCGCTGCTGCTTTAGGTCTGCCGACTCGAGTATCACCCGATAGCTCATAGCCACCCTTCAAAGACTGAGCTTGAGCCGGAGCAGTAGCGACCAAGGCCGCACCCAGCAGAGCGGTACCTAAGAATACAACCTTTGATAGAGCGTTCACGATCAGATTGCCCGGTCCGCGTTCGGAGGGCTGGAGAGCACTACTTGATGGTGTGATTGTTTGCTGCATTTAGTTACTTAATGAAATTTTACTGGACGTCGCTCGACTTGGAATACATCAAGATCGAGCAGATGCACTCTGCATACTAGAAACACGCCTTCGACAAAGCAGTCAGCAGCTACTCATAGAGCACTATCCTGCTTGAATAGACGCATCGAATGCAAAAGCCCACAGTCAGCGTAGACTTAAGCGGTCTAGAGTAATTGGTCCATAAATAACTGAACCCCACCTAATCTTCTGCGCCTGCTCACTACACGTAAGCTAAAGCGCAAAACCAAGGATTTCCGATAATGCGTATCTCCACTTAAGACAAAACTATAATACACGGGGAAAGTTAATCGTTAGTACTCGATGCTATCTTTACACTAACTTCAGAAAGGGTACGTAGTCAGTCTTATAGTTGTTGATAGTTATTGATTGACGTCTATGGTGTCCAGATGATGATGAGGCACATTGAAGGTAGCCTGATCAAAGAGTTTTTTGTTTGATGTTGGTATATCTTTACTCTGCCTTAGTATAGGTATGCTTGTTTAGGTCAGATTGATTAACTTTAGAAGAATTTCTCTCTAAACTATGTCCGAAAACAAAAGCCGATCGGATATTAGAGAGAGTGTGAAACTAACATTACGTTGAGTTGATTGTTTGCTATGAAGTCTGTTTTTTGGCCATCTTCCATCAAACGCATCGCCGCTGCTCTATCTATATGCAGTGTTGGTATTGTGATCTTTCCTCAGCAGACTCAAGCTGTAGCTACACTCAAGACTAGTCAAACAATCAAACCTTCTTTTACTTCGACTACATCAACCCCTGACCCATCAATTCTTATCTCGCAGCAAGAGCCCCTACCTACTTTACCTAGCAGCTCGCCCCAACCTGACTCACCTCCGCCTATATCGCCTCAACCCGTCTCACCTCCACCCGTCTCACCTCCGCCTCAACCTGCCTCACCCCAACCTATATCACCTTCGTCTTTTCCGCCGACAATACAACCTGCAAATAGCACTGGTAGATTAGCACTACCTGCTGCTGCTCCAGTTACCACGTTCGGGTTTGAGAACGAGTATGTGCTAGGTCCAGGCGACGAAGTTCGTATTGATGTATTTGGGGCACCTGAATACAGTGGGGAATTTCTATTGCTGCCCAATGGCACTATTAGCCTACCGGTAACGGGTCAGATCTCTTTGGCTGGACTTACCCTATCAGATGCTGCGCAGGCAGTTACACAGCGATATACGCCTTATCTGCGATCGCCCACTGTTTCTTTAGTCCCAACTACTTTAAGGGCAGTTCAAATTGGTGTCGTTGGCGAAGTCGGAAGTCCAGGCACTTATACCATAGATGTTCGAGACGATGGTGTTGTCACCTTTCCAAGCCTGACAGATGCCCTACGGTTAGCTGGTGGGATCACTTCTAGAGCTGATATTCGTCAGATTGAAGTCTACCGTCCCGACCGCTTCGGCCAAACACAGGTATTGCAGGTAAATCTTTGGGAGCTGCTACAAGAGGGCAATCTGTCAAATGATGTTGCCTTGAGATCGGGTGATACGGTTGCTATCCCAGTAGCAACAACTTTAACTCCAGAAGAGGCTATTGAGCTTGGCAACGCTAACTTTTCTCCGGAAGAAGTCACAGTTTTCGTCATAGGTGAATCAAATAGATCCGGCCCGGTTCAAGTAGCGCCCAATACGCCGCTTAATCAGGTTCTACTGGCAGCAGGTGGTTTTGACGCTCAAAGAGCCGATAGAAGCACGGTAGGCCTAGTCAGACTTAATCCGGATGGCTCAGTGGAACGAAGAGCAGTTGATGTAGACCTTAGCGACGGCATTAATGAAGAAACAAATCCACCTCTACGTCAGGACGATGTTGTGATTGTGTCTAGATCCGCAATAGCCAATATCTCAGATACGGTAGGCCTAGCGCTCTCGCCTGTAGGTCGAATCTTGGGTACGTTCTTTGGTCTCGAAAGGCTTTTTGACTAAATTACATTTACTGAATTGCGTATATCTTCTACGCACATAGAAGGCCTTCACATGAGAGTGTGTGAAGGCCTTTTGTTTTACTCTATAGCGTTTATTAACTAAGTTGGGGTACAGATACATAAGCAAACTCTCTATTTGCCCGGCGTTTCTGGCTGCAGCTAGAACTTTGGCTGCAGCCAAAGTTAATGATATAGGTATGAGTAAGGACCATATCGCAATCAGGCGGTATGGTCCTATAGCGTTGGACTTTACAAAAGATTCTGGTCTGCAAGCGTTTCAATCTGACCCGGATTGAGCGCTTTGTTGAAGACAGAGACTTCATCAACTAGACCTGTCAATCCACCACCTGTACGTTTGCCATCGTGAAAGCGACTACTGCCAGCGACGCCACCAATACCAACACCGCCTGTATGACTCCACAGCTGAGAAGCCGCGCCAACACCAAACTGTTTGCCATCTAGATAGCCTCTAATCGAATTGGGTCTGAGCTTGCCGTCGCCATCAAGGACTAGCGACACATGATGCCAGGTATCCTCAGAAACGTTATTGGTCTTTAGCCATGTTCCAGACCAGCCACTTTCACTGCGAGGGGCATTCCAACCGCCTACAAAGAGTCGGTTTTTGTCTAGATACATATTTAGCCCGCGTATTTTGCCTCCCTCTTCGTAGATAACCTGCTTACCACTGTTGTTCGAAATTTCATCCGCTTTGAACCAAACAGATACGGTACGCTCTTGGTAGGTCCCCAAATTGATGCTGCGCGAGTCGGCAACTCGAACATCGCCATTCCCTGAAAAAGCAACGCCATCGCCTTTGAGCCCCCTTACCCAGATTGAGTCCCCTTTTAGTTCGCCCTCGTGCTTTACCCCAGAACGACTAGAATCAATTGCTGAGGGCCCTTTACCTTCATTGAAATCAAAGTAGGCAACCATGCTAGGTGATCGGCGAAGCGAAGCTAATTTTGGAGCTGGACCAGATGGAGCTGGCTCGGGTGGCTCAGTCAAGTTAAATGTGTTTGTTATGGGAAGTATTCCTTGGGGCTCGCCTTTAGTACCTAGCTCAAAGTAAGACAGCGCAACAGAATCCCCTCGGTCATTGGTTCTATCGGTCTTGACTCTAGCCACCAGATGCTGGTAACCCTTGCCCAGATCAACCGTTTCGGTGAAGTCCTTGAAGTTGAAGAAGCCGTTCTTGTCGTTACCGCCGTAAGTTTTTCCAAACAACAACGTCCGATTCATTGGTATGGTACCAGCCTGGGTCGGTCCATCACCCTCTGCTAAGAGGCCGTCGAACTGACCGTTGACACCCCATAGTTCAACAGTTACTTTGTTCCTTCTTACCTTGTCCTTGCTGCCTTCAATATTCTTCAGGCCGAAGCTAAGGGTCTGTTTCCCTTTGTGAATACTATCGTTCTGAATGATCTGTCCTAACCCGGCTCGCCTGCGCCTAGGGTTAGATAGCTGTATGCTGCCGTTGTTTACACGAACAAAATCTGTCCCTTTCCATCCATCTCCTGCCGATAAACTGCTTAGACGTCTGCGTCTAGCGCCACTGAGTTTTGTGCCTTTATTGATCTCTCCATCTTTGAAAGGATTGGTATAGGCTTTGGGACTGATCTCAACGGTTTGAGTGAGCGTTTGTGCTGCCCCTTGGCTATCTAGCACGCGCAAAGTGACGTCATGCTTACCCGCTTTCTTGAAGTGGTGCGTGACCGTACGGCCAAAATCATCCATCTCTCCATCATTATCAAAGTCCCATCCATAGCTAGCAATGCCCTTACTAGGTCCGGGATATTTCAACTTGATAGGGTCGTAAGACTTACTCGCATCGAAGCTTGCCGATAGCCCACCTACGGTAGTCCCGCTGAACTTAGGAACAGGCAGTTTGTTGTTCTGTTGGCTAATCTCAAACTCAGTGTTGTCTATCTCTAAGAGAGTGGCAAAGTCGTCTAGAGTATAATAGGTTTGTTTGAACTCACCTACTTCTGCGATATTGTACGTATTGTTACCAAACAGACTGTCTTCAATTGAGGTCTCAACGATGCCGTTCTTCTCTACATCGGGGAACTCAGCGTTGTAACCTTCGCCAAAGCCGCGAACCGTCAAGTCGATATAGCGAAGTCCATTAGTAGCATGGTTGTGAACAATGCCATCACCATCGGGATCTTCGATGTCGCCAACAATCAGGCCATCCACATAGTCGATGTTTGAACTGTAGTCTGTGTTGATGCCTTGTCTGCGGGTTTGCCAGACACTGAAGTTGTCGATAGTAGCGCGTCCGCTATGCATAGCGTTAGGTGCCCTGTTATCTAGCTCCATTTGACCATCGAAGTTAGCTATCTGAGACCAGACGTTGATGCCGACATCTGTGTTGTAGCTTTCAAAGCCACTAAACTTGTTCAACGGCACATCGGTGATATCGACCTTCTCTTTGTTAGCAGGGAAGAGGTCTTGGATGCGCTGAGGTAAGTTCTTGACCAGAATCGTGCTGACATCGCGCGCTTCGTTACCCTGACCATCACCGAACAGGGTGATACCCGAATCCCGAGCACTGATGGCAACGTTGTCTTCCATGACGACTTGCGCAGCCCCCTGCACCCAGTACCCTTCTCCTTTGAAGCCCATATCGAACTTGTCTTCGCGTCTCTGGACCTCGCTGGTCGATACAAACCTACCTGGTCCAGTCGTTTTGATAGTGATGTTGTTCTTCCAGGACCCTAGTTCGTTGCCAGATTCGGCGACGATGCCAGCGCCAGCGACGTCGAACACCACGTTGTCCGACAGGTGCGCATGACTATCATGGTGAACGATACCCCAACCAGGACTACCGACCACTGCGTTACCGCTAGCGACTGCCGCCTGGCCGTTGATATCATCCGCACCGTTTCGGTGGAAGTGCATGCTATAGCGCCCTCTAGGGTTTTTGCCATAGCCGCGTGAGCCGTCAATATTCCTTTTCGGATCGTCTACCATTTTGGACTTGTCTGAACGACCTAGGTTGTAGAAC
It includes:
- a CDS encoding polysaccharide biosynthesis/export family protein; its protein translation is MKSVFWPSSIKRIAAALSICSVGIVIFPQQTQAVATLKTSQTIKPSFTSTTSTPDPSILISQQEPLPTLPSSSPQPDSPPPISPQPVSPPPVSPPPQPASPQPISPSSFPPTIQPANSTGRLALPAAAPVTTFGFENEYVLGPGDEVRIDVFGAPEYSGEFLLLPNGTISLPVTGQISLAGLTLSDAAQAVTQRYTPYLRSPTVSLVPTTLRAVQIGVVGEVGSPGTYTIDVRDDGVVTFPSLTDALRLAGGITSRADIRQIEVYRPDRFGQTQVLQVNLWELLQEGNLSNDVALRSGDTVAIPVATTLTPEEAIELGNANFSPEEVTVFVIGESNRSGPVQVAPNTPLNQVLLAAGGFDAQRADRSTVGLVRLNPDGSVERRAVDVDLSDGINEETNPPLRQDDVVIVSRSAIANISDTVGLALSPVGRILGTFFGLERLFD
- a CDS encoding PEP-CTERM sorting domain-containing protein; its protein translation is MQQTITPSSSALQPSERGPGNLIVNALSKVVFLGTALLGAALVATAPAQAQSLKGGYELSGDTRVGRPKAAAPAMAPIKFWGDIDVSTTGSFSGATPSMNPEIAKIKIMKDDSGAYSASAISDFIKFGTVSLGGKTGMLTFDLDETPFERTKTSDSLELASAFTGSFKLDGEFFSTGTGFFSASQVEGTSFDYDLTVGEPVPEPLTILGTLAAVGLLGVGKRELDKSGAEKSDDVV
- a CDS encoding G8 domain-containing protein translates to MEMNTHNASHSNNQMSGHASLMSLVPESAVTHKAVNNGSWFNPNTWASKRVPGDNANVLIAEGVKVNYDNESDARLNTVRIDGTLEFARGKDTKMVVETLVNTMKGTLNIGTKNNSIAANRTASIIITGEGKIDTKWDPTQLSRGVISHGKVNIYGADKTDFIALKGDAEAGDRVLELDKVPSGWRVGDKLVLGGTRYNRFGSNENNSRYGDEELTITKIEGNRISFTNDDVKSGQKKGELRFDHTRPDIPEKGRLKLYVANVTRNVSFETEGGADLADNQRGHVMFMHNPDVSVNNAGFYNLGRSDKSKMVDDPKRNIDGSRGYGKNPRGRYSMHFHRNGADDINGQAAVASGNAVVGSPGWGIVHHDSHAHLSDNVVFDVAGAGIVAESGNELGSWKNNITIKTTGPGRFVSTSEVQRREDKFDMGFKGEGYWVQGAAQVVMEDNVAISARDSGITLFGDGQGNEARDVSTILVKNLPQRIQDLFPANKEKVDITDVPLNKFSGFESYNTDVGINVWSQIANFDGQMELDNRAPNAMHSGRATIDNFSVWQTRRQGINTDYSSNIDYVDGLIVGDIEDPDGDGIVHNHATNGLRYIDLTVRGFGEGYNAEFPDVEKNGIVETSIEDSLFGNNTYNIAEVGEFKQTYYTLDDFATLLEIDNTEFEISQQNNKLPVPKFSGTTVGGLSASFDASKSYDPIKLKYPGPSKGIASYGWDFDNDGEMDDFGRTVTHHFKKAGKHDVTLRVLDSQGAAQTLTQTVEISPKAYTNPFKDGEINKGTKLSGARRRRLSSLSAGDGWKGTDFVRVNNGSIQLSNPRRRRAGLGQIIQNDSIHKGKQTLSFGLKNIEGSKDKVRRNKVTVELWGVNGQFDGLLAEGDGPTQAGTIPMNRTLLFGKTYGGNDKNGFFNFKDFTETVDLGKGYQHLVARVKTDRTNDRGDSVALSYFELGTKGEPQGILPITNTFNLTEPPEPAPSGPAPKLASLRRSPSMVAYFDFNEGKGPSAIDSSRSGVKHEGELKGDSIWVRGLKGDGVAFSGNGDVRVADSRSINLGTYQERTVSVWFKADEISNNSGKQVIYEEGGKIRGLNMYLDKNRLFVGGWNAPRSESGWSGTWLKTNNVSEDTWHHVSLVLDGDGKLRPNSIRGYLDGKQFGVGAASQLWSHTGGVGIGGVAGSSRFHDGKRTGGGLTGLVDEVSVFNKALNPGQIETLADQNLL